Within Spinacia oleracea cultivar Varoflay chromosome 4, BTI_SOV_V1, whole genome shotgun sequence, the genomic segment TGTTCCATATTGCAGTAAAAAAGTCAAGCACTTATTAAGTTATGGCTCCAAGAGTGTGTATGTCCAGTTCATGAACTACGAATATGACAGCCATTACAAGCAGTGGTAGTAATTCGATAGAAATCACTCTACCCCcacaaagcaaaataaatttcaccaTCTCAACCCAAAGTAAAACAAATGAACATCTCTAACGCCCAAATCAAAACACATTAACGGTCCAAGTTACTTCTTTTCTCAAACAAATACAGCTAATATCATAATTCTCCCATTACATATATAACCATTTAGTTGTCTTTGgctaacaaaaataataaaccaGAAATGTTTTTTTAAAAGACATTTAAAGTTGCGCAAAccaataatttaatttcaagcaATGGTAGCTGATTCATTTCTACAACAAATATATAAACTCCAATTGACACATTGATTAGCATAGACTTAcagattaaaaaaaagtacagAAAAGAATAAATATGGACGGAAACATTCgtaaatttaataattttaacaaACCATAAAATCTTAAGAGAATACAGAAACAATGAACAATCTCACAATGTATATGAAAGACAATAATCAATTAACAATTTACCACCAACACAACACGATAATCCAGATGAAtggaaacaaattaattaataaataaataaaaaggaaaaagggaGCAAACCTCTTGGAGAAATTGCTGTCAGAGTTTACGGTGATCTTGTTCTTCTCACGAGTAACGGTGACGGAATCACCAAGAGCACCAGCCTTACCGCCGACCTTAATCCTCTCCTGAAGAAACTTTTCAAGTGACGCAATATCCATGATCTTATCCTCCACCGGTTTCGCACAATCGATGGTGAAGGATGCGCCCTTCTTTTTGCCCTTGGCACCTCCTGCTGCTGCTCCTCGACTCATTTTCTCTCCCTTAAATTATTCGGATCTTCGTCTTCTTCTTTGATCTGCAAAGATGAACAAAAATGGAGTTAGCAGCGAGACTTTTAGAAGTATTTCAATGGCagtggagagagaaagatagaGTACCAGAGGGACTGAGCggcgaaaatgagaaaaatggaggaagttagGGTAGGGTTTTAAGTTGATGCGAAGATATATGCGTGTGGGATTTTCAGGGGATCATTAACGGGCTAGgctgggtcgggtcgggtcgggtctaAGCTTATCTTAAATTTAATTCTAACTTAATTCATGGTTAATTAaataaagtactccctccgttcctaaataagtgtccatTTTCCAAAATATAGCGTTCTCTTGTAAGTGTCCACTTTCCATTTTTGaacatacacttttcccacttttccatacacttttcccacttttccataaatCATTATAAATTTTTCTTACATATTCTACACTTTTTCCACTTCTCAATCaccacatccacttttatttgtactttatcaataaacaattatctactttttcctttcaaaaaaaaatacattctcaatcattacctcttacacacAATTCAGTTTTATTAAATATCGCGTAAATGTCCAAagtggacacttatttaggaacggagtgAGTATTAAAAAAGTGAAGGTTAATCAGGTACTTGATCCAGTAACCGATTTCCACAGGTTTCGGTACTGGATCCAAATTTTTTGGACTAGGTTTGACCAATTCCGGGACTCAGTTCTAATCGATTTCGGTATCGTGTTCTTATTTTGTTTTGACCAGGTACTCGGTCGGCCGGTCCAGTTCACCTCTAGTAATAATATTGCTCACCATCTTCACCCGTGTTAAGAAATGAAAGTCTAGGGATGGCAATGAGTAGCATCTGGATCGGATCCTATTAGCCAGATCCGTTTTCAACACATGGATCCATATCCAGATCCAAATCCGCAGGTCCAAATATTTTGGATCCAGATCCGCTGGATCCAACGAATCCGCGGGTAGGATCTGGATTCACATGTAATTTACTTGTTTCCttcaaaaatattgttttttatgctattttttatatataaaaaaaattatgcatTCACCTATGATGTAAAATATATTCTAAcggaataaagaaaataaatatcaaattatgaaaaaaaatcatattctttttattttatacatacattttattaaaaataaaatttcatttTAAAACGGATCCATGGGTAGGATCTGGACCGAATCTGGATCTCAAAAACGGGATCCAGATCCATATCCTACCCGCCAGAAACGGATCCGGATCCATATTCGCATGGTCCAAATTTTGAATATCTAGATCCTGTAAAACGGATCTGGATACACTGGATCCGGACAGGGTCCAGTATCCATTGCAATACGCCAATACTCATCAGTGGGTGATGAAATTTATCTAAAGAATGGTCTTTAATCTTCATATTGTAATACTCTAGTCCTCGATATATTTTTAGGAATTACAATTACTATTTGCGATTGTACTTTTTTAAGAGTTACAATTCTATTTTTGATAATTATTGGCTTATTGCTCCAACTTttcaattgtttattatttactaCGGAGTACTTTCCTATAGGTCAACTTCAATCATAAATAATTacatttttttgtaattttacacctcacttttttttttttttttttctatttctttATTGTCTATTATCCTCActtgaattattattatatgaAATTCAACTAAAATCTTTAATACTTGTACCAATTAACACATAACttctaaaaaaaataagaagggCACACAATTTTCATATGTTTATACATTTCCAGAGACACCTACATTAAGGTGATATCTAACTCTTTCtcatttctctctcatcttctaGGGTTTCAGTTTTGTTGGTCTTTCAGGCCGAGAGTCCGATCCTTCTTTTTTATCCATTGTTTTCTCTTCATCTgtcttttttgtttgtttcttttccattggtttgttttcaatttattcttgattttcctacattttcttaggttcttgattcttgtccatggatgagaattttatttttagggtttcaataattAGAAAGTGGTATGGATTCATACGGGTATAAATTTATCATCAACTCGTAGATCAGAACAATTCGTGCTTAGATTGTGGAGGGTTTTACTTGGAAAGATGCGAAAACATCAAAGATCACTGCTAGCGTCAAGCTAGAAGCGGTGGGGTACGAGTTGTGTTTTAGGATACAAAATAGTAATTGTATTTTCTCTAAATCTATGATATGCATATCTATTTTATCATTGTAGTTGTTGTTCTAattattaatgatattgttCACTGTAACTTAAATAGATAAAATCACAAAGAATGGAGCAAAGATGAAAGATCCATATCAATCATTTCATAAATGTCAAAAGTTCTATAAAAATAAATAGACTATTAGTACAAAAGTTAAATAACTACCAACAAACTCGTGCATTACACGGGACTTAAAACTGCTCGATCAATAGTTCTCGAGACTCGAGAGAAGAACATTAACAACATCCAAGTGAGTCTAAACCTGAACAGCCCCATCAGAAACACTGGCATTACCTTGTGGAGGACTAATTGTAATCCAAAGCAAAGAAACAGTAATAGAAACTAATCCAGACCAAACCCACACTATAGTAGGCATCCTTCCTCTCCTTCCCATAAGCCCTTTTGCAAAAGGGTACATATGAGCCAAAACCCAGAAACTGAAGAAACAACCACCCATAAACTTATTCCACTGTGGAATCACACTGTAAACCGTTTTCGAAAACCCGATAACAAGAGCAACCATGTTGATAACAATAATGGTAAGAGGCATACAGAAAAGACTGGTCCATTTCACAATGTAAAGATCAGCATAGATATCATCTTCATCCTCAGCAGTTGACTTAGAAGTTAATGTAAATGAGATTTCAACCCCTGCAATAACTTTCAGAAGACCCTGTAAAACTGCAGCAAAATGAGCACTTGTACCTCCAATTACCCAAAACTGTTCGTTTCTCCACCATTCTTCTAGCCCAATACCAGACCATTTAACCTCGAGAAGTGACAGAAGCATAAGACAGACAGTTATGGTTAAAAGGTAGCTGAGAAAAGGAACGCTTAAACCTTGTACAATGAATTGGCCTGAGAAAAGTGATAAAGCTGGTAGGAAGCAGTAAACTACTAGGAATATTGAAGTAAATGGGTAGATTCCTACATTGAGATATGCTACTCGTTGTAGGAATTTAAGGCGTCTTGTTGCAACTAATGGATTGTTTTTTGAGAAGAAGATTTCTACTGAACCTGTTGCCCAACGAAGGACTTGATGTAAACGATCTGTTAGGTTGATTGGTGCTGTTCCTCGGAAAGCGTCTCGTTTTGTAATGCAGTAAATGGATCGCCATCCACGGTTATGCATTCTGTATCCTGTTACCACGTCTTCTGTCACTGAGCCGTAGATCCAACCTATTCTTGATCCCCATTCTGTGTTATCTTCATACCTGCAAACAAATATTTAGTAGTGTGAAAATTGAAatcagaagaaaaaagaaactaAGGTGCACCCGGTTGTACGTAGCTCTACATGCAACTGGGTTAAAGACGCATTTTTGCAGCTTGAAAGCACATTTATACAATTTAAAAGCACGTTTTTACAGTTTAAAAGCATAACATTTTTTCAGAaaaattctttttattttagtgaTTGTATTGTATTCAACAATATGTTTTTTTAAAGCGGgtgtgtttttttctttgtaaaaatgtgcttttaatgGGTAAATATGTGTTTTTGAACGATAAGAATGTATTTTTATAAGGATTAAAAGTACAAAACAACTCGGCTACATATATATAAATAAGTAGAGTGAAGTTACCAGCAAGAGATAACAGCAACAGCTTCAGCAACAATAGGAGCATCAAGTGGTGGACGAGGATGAATCAAAGCACCCGGTGGGCGGCCATTTTTAACAGAAATATGATCTGATAAAGGCCTCCCTTGAAACTCAGCAACAGCAATAGTATCAGTAAAAATACTCGAGCTTCCAAACTTTTTAGGAAGTTCTAAATCAGGATGTGAACTCAGATGCTCTCTACCAGTAGTAGATTCATCATCTTGATCAGAGTGTTGTTCTTGAACAATACTTGCTTTTGGTTGCTTATACTGTCCAAACAACCCTGAATACTCATTTGCCCTAGGAGGATCAAAACCATAAAGTGCATAACGCCGAAACATACAACCTGTTCCTACATAAACAGGACCCTGAAGACCATCTAAAGCCCTCATATTTCCATCAAAAAAGACTGTATTATGGTTTGCATATCGATCAGAAGGATCAATACCTTCAAATCTTTGTGGGAATTGTACGTAACAGATCCTATCACCACCGCGGTCCATCATGTAACACATTCCTTCTCGAATAGCCATTGAATTGTAAAAATAATGGTCACAATCTAAGTTGAGTATGAAGGGGCCATTTGAAAGTATAGCAGAAGATCTAACCAATGCGTTCATAGCTCCGGCCTTTTTGTTGTGGTCAAATCCAGGTCTTTTTTCCCTAGATACATACACAAACATGGGTAGACGGGTATCAACACCAGTAAAATCAAGTCTCTTTTCATCAAAATGACCGAAAACTGGATCAATATCTGGTGCTTTACTCATTATCTGTAAAATCCCTGCATGATCTCCTTTCGAGTGATCGGGGGCCTTTTGGTACCAAGTTCCGGGCCAATGGGTCCCATCCGCCATCCATGTAGCTTGTTGAACCTCGAGTTGTTCATGATTAATCCCATCTTTATCACTTGAAGTAGTACTAACACTCCTCTGTAACTGATCCTTAGAATTAAGCATGTCACACCGTTTTTTAATCGCATCTGGTAAACCATTAATCCTGACCTTAAACTCATCATACTCCCTCTTAATCCATCTTCGATCCTTGACAAAATCAGGCTTCTTCTTATTAATTGTAGGGTCTTTCTTCAAGTTGAAATAAGTATCTGGATTTCTGGGTTCAATGTTGTGTTTCCTACAAAAAGGCACCCAAAGCTCACCAAAACTTATAGCTTCCGCCATAGCCTCGAAAGTTAGGATTGCAGCTCCATCATCAGAAATGTAGCAGGAGACTTTCTCAACAGGGTATTCAACAGCAAGAATGGATAATATAGTGTTTGCAGTAACAAGAGGTGGTTCTTTATCAGGATCAGCAGTTGAAACGAATATGTCAATTCCTGGTAAGTCGGAACGACTATGAGGATTTGTAGGGGAAGGTTGCTCAAACTTCTCTTTTAATGCTGCAAGGTCTACAGCTCGATCAATGGGGTTGAGTTTAGGTAATTGATCTAATAACCATGAAAAGGCGAACCAAATTTCGCAAACAATTGATAATCCCCATAACCAGAGTGCATCTTGATTCGGGTTTTGTACTCGCCATGTTAGAAACAGAACCAGTGCTACCAACCGTATCACCACTAGTAACCTACACTGAACTAATAAATTGCTTATTACAATTTGATGACAAATTAAAGAAACTTTGGACTTGTTTGGTAATCGGCTGTTGGCTAGTGGCTATTTTACTTGGCTTGTTTGACTGGTTGTTTGCGTTGGCTATTTGACTATAGACTTTCTAAAAATGTGTTTGATAAAGTTGGTTGTTGGCTACTTTGTTTCATACAAAAGGTCTGTTTGGCAATTGGTCGTTGGGCGGTGGCTGTTTCACTTGGCTTGTTTGACCGGttgtttgtgtttgttttttaggtTGTTGTTTGACTGTAGATTTTCtaaaaatgtgtttggtaaaGTTGGTGGTTGGCTACTTGATGTTTCGTAAAAAAtgtaattaccaaaataaaagttAACAATCAATGTAAAAAGCTACTCTTACTAGCTTATAAGTCTTGGCAAAAATCCGGTTTTTTTAGCCAAGCAAAATGTCATTTACCAAACATGTATTATTGATTGTTTGACCACGTAAAAAACCAAAAGCCAATGAAAAAGCCAACAAAGAGTCAAGTACCAAACGGGCCCAAAATGTAATTAGTAAGCTGAAAAGCCAACAACCAATGTAAAAAGCAATCCTTCATAGCTTTTGGGTTTTGGCAGAAAAGCCGACTTTTTAGCCAAAAGCCACTTACCAAACATGTACAAGCCATAAGCCAAAGAAAAAGCCAATTACCAAACAGGCCATTAACCTAATCTTTAAATGATAATGAATCTTATactcaaaataaattaaatttatgcacCATATACATGTTTAAGGACTAACGTACCTGTATGGACTGATAATAGCAGGACGAACACTGATCTTTCTTGTAAGAGGCTTCCATGGCTTATCCATGAAATCATCCATGGTCATCCCAGCAGTAGTAGCATCATAAGCTTCTTCATCAGACCAACAAGCAGTCCCAATCCCATACTTTCCTTTAGTCTCAAACAACCATCGATTATGATCAAAATCCCCTGTTTGGCTTCTCATTAACATAGACTTACTGTTAGATTTCAACACTGAAACTCTTCTGTCTAATTTCCCAGATAATCCTCCAATTGATCCATTGTTATCTCGTTGTGACTGTAACCTCGAACgagaggttgaagatgaagatgaagaatgaGCTACCCCTGTTCCTTGTGCTGTAACACCTGGTTGATTATCTGGTGTTGGTGGCATTACTACTGTGTAATCCATGTTATCAATCGACATGTCTATATCGTCGTCTCGAGATAGGCTAAGTATACGTCCACTTGATGTTCTTCGTCCGAATCTTACTGCTTGTGGTGGCCTTCCAGCATTATttgatgaagaagatgatgataaTGTTTTCTTTGGTGGACTTGTTGATGACATATTATTACATGCATAACAAATGAATtttgatcttttttttttattgataaattATGTTCCTAAAAATCTCAAACTATGAATTTCAATTATCATCACCTTGTTTAGATTCAAACTTTGAATATACAAAATTTGTGATGAAAAATAATGAAAGTTTAAGGAAATTAACAATGTTTTTTCATGAATTTTGGCAAGCAAATATCAAGCATTGGTTCAATAAACAATGCCCAAATTTAGGAGGATGATTTTTATGGCTCATAAAATCTCTCTTTATATTAGCTTAATAATAGCAAATCTAATTCCACATTTTGAGGTATATCACCCCTGTTCTTGTAACCACAATTCTCTAAAAAGGGTCATTTTTTGGGGGAGAAATGGTGTCTCTTGTATCAAATCCCTTCTACTCCGGTCTCTATAGATTTTACTTAAATGAGTGAAAATTCTCTACAtatataaaaagttaaaaacattgtttttttttattttatcatgatacCTACCTACTTAGTAGGTATCATGCTTTCGAAAATaacacgttctaaaaacaaacatgtattatgaaatgcaaatatataaattatggtcgttgatacatgttgtgcttgaataatgtgattttaagtcacaattcGCTTTTAAAAACACAGGGTTACTAATATGCTTCAAAAAATGATCACTATATCTAAGAATTTTGGTGattaaattattataattacTATATGGACAATAATGATTGTTGTGAGGGTAAAAAATGTGCTAGAAAAAACTATTAATTTTGGGTCCAcgctaatattattgtggatcaGGCCCACGCAAAAATAATCCCTCTTAGGTTGTCTTGGCATAAGGAGGCAAATTCACCCCTGAGACCCTGCATTTACCAAGGTAATCTTTCATGGAATCTTGTTTCTTTCAAATTTGTTTAAAAAAATCCATTTGATGAAACACAATCTTTCATAGCAAAAAGGCACAAACTACACAAAATGGCCTCCTCTCAAGAATCCAAAAACCAGAACAAAGAGTAAATCAGGAATCCTGCCACATTGACAAAATAAGCAGATACTGCTATACAAGGATTACAAGCTGCCAGCCTGCATCTTCCTAATTACTACTTCTACTATTTACTTAGCAAAAATAAGGGTAAAAACCTTCAGAATTCCCATAGGTCAAAAGACTAAATGTAGTGCACATACTTCAGTTAATCTTTTGTACCATATCAGCAGCTTCTTCATTAGATACCTCAGTAGTATCAACTTGACTTTCAACAGGCTGCTCCTTTTTAGTCTTTTCACCCTTTGACTCATCCTCACTGTCAGAATCATCAGATTCAGACTCTGACGACTCAGCAGAATAGTCAGAGCCTTCATCAGGCTGTGGTGCTGCTGTTTTCT encodes:
- the LOC110794404 gene encoding 60S ribosomal protein L22-3, coding for MSRGAAAGGAKGKKKGASFTIDCAKPVEDKIMDIASLEKFLQERIKVGGKAGALGDSVTVTREKNKITVNSDSNFSKRYLKYLTKKYLKKHNVRDWLRVIASNKERNVYELRYFNIAENEAEEED
- the LOC110794437 gene encoding cellulose synthase-like protein D1 isoform X2, with the translated sequence MEASYKKDQCSSCYYQSIQCRLLVVIRLVALVLFLTWRVQNPNQDALWLWGLSIVCEIWFAFSWLLDQLPKLNPIDRAVDLAALKEKFEQPSPTNPHSRSDLPGIDIFVSTADPDKEPPLVTANTILSILAVEYPVEKVSCYISDDGAAILTFEAMAEAISFGELWVPFCRKHNIEPRNPDTYFNLKKDPTINKKKPDFVKDRRWIKREYDEFKVRINGLPDAIKKRCDMLNSKDQLQRSVSTTSSDKDGINHEQLEVQQATWMADGTHWPGTWYQKAPDHSKGDHAGILQIMSKAPDIDPVFGHFDEKRLDFTGVDTRLPMFVYVSREKRPGFDHNKKAGAMNALVRSSAILSNGPFILNLDCDHYFYNSMAIREGMCYMMDRGGDRICYVQFPQRFEGIDPSDRYANHNTVFFDGNMRALDGLQGPVYVGTGCMFRRYALYGFDPPRANEYSGLFGQYKQPKASIVQEQHSDQDDESTTGREHLSSHPDLELPKKFGSSSIFTDTIAVAEFQGRPLSDHISVKNGRPPGALIHPRPPLDAPIVAEAVAVISCWYEDNTEWGSRIGWIYGSVTEDVVTGYRMHNRGWRSIYCITKRDAFRGTAPINLTDRLHQVLRWATGSVEIFFSKNNPLVATRRLKFLQRVAYLNVGIYPFTSIFLVVYCFLPALSLFSGQFIVQGLSVPFLSYLLTITVCLMLLSLLEVKWSGIGLEEWWRNEQFWVIGGTSAHFAAVLQGLLKVIAGVEISFTLTSKSTAEDEDDIYADLYIVKWTSLFCMPLTIIVINMVALVIGFSKTVYSVIPQWNKFMGGCFFSFWVLAHMYPFAKGLMGRRGRMPTIVWVWSGLVSITVSLLWITISPPQGNASVSDGAVQV
- the LOC110794437 gene encoding cellulose synthase-like protein D1 isoform X1; the protein is MSSTSPPKKTLSSSSSSNNAGRPPQAVRFGRRTSSGRILSLSRDDDIDMSIDNMDYTVVMPPTPDNQPGVTAQGTGVAHSSSSSSTSRSRLQSQRDNNGSIGGLSGKLDRRVSVLKSNSKSMLMRSQTGDFDHNRWLFETKGKYGIGTACWSDEEAYDATTAGMTMDDFMDKPWKPLTRKISVRPAIISPYRLLVVIRLVALVLFLTWRVQNPNQDALWLWGLSIVCEIWFAFSWLLDQLPKLNPIDRAVDLAALKEKFEQPSPTNPHSRSDLPGIDIFVSTADPDKEPPLVTANTILSILAVEYPVEKVSCYISDDGAAILTFEAMAEAISFGELWVPFCRKHNIEPRNPDTYFNLKKDPTINKKKPDFVKDRRWIKREYDEFKVRINGLPDAIKKRCDMLNSKDQLQRSVSTTSSDKDGINHEQLEVQQATWMADGTHWPGTWYQKAPDHSKGDHAGILQIMSKAPDIDPVFGHFDEKRLDFTGVDTRLPMFVYVSREKRPGFDHNKKAGAMNALVRSSAILSNGPFILNLDCDHYFYNSMAIREGMCYMMDRGGDRICYVQFPQRFEGIDPSDRYANHNTVFFDGNMRALDGLQGPVYVGTGCMFRRYALYGFDPPRANEYSGLFGQYKQPKASIVQEQHSDQDDESTTGREHLSSHPDLELPKKFGSSSIFTDTIAVAEFQGRPLSDHISVKNGRPPGALIHPRPPLDAPIVAEAVAVISCWYEDNTEWGSRIGWIYGSVTEDVVTGYRMHNRGWRSIYCITKRDAFRGTAPINLTDRLHQVLRWATGSVEIFFSKNNPLVATRRLKFLQRVAYLNVGIYPFTSIFLVVYCFLPALSLFSGQFIVQGLSVPFLSYLLTITVCLMLLSLLEVKWSGIGLEEWWRNEQFWVIGGTSAHFAAVLQGLLKVIAGVEISFTLTSKSTAEDEDDIYADLYIVKWTSLFCMPLTIIVINMVALVIGFSKTVYSVIPQWNKFMGGCFFSFWVLAHMYPFAKGLMGRRGRMPTIVWVWSGLVSITVSLLWITISPPQGNASVSDGAVQV